In Carettochelys insculpta isolate YL-2023 chromosome 21, ASM3395843v1, whole genome shotgun sequence, a single genomic region encodes these proteins:
- the NDUFA8 gene encoding NADH dehydrogenase [ubiquinone] 1 alpha subcomplex subunit 8: MPSTLEVPSLEELDVQEVRVSSAVLKAAAHHYGSQCDKPNKEFMLCRWEEKDPRKCLKEGKEVNKCALEFFRKIKKHCAEPFTEYWTCLDYTNLQELRRCRKQQLAFDNCVLENLGWVRPDLGQLSKVTKVQTDRPIPENVFHSRPRPEPNPSPQGDLKPAKHGSRLFFWNW; this comes from the exons ATGCCGAGTACGCTGGAGGTGCCCTCGCTGGAGGAGCTCGATGTGCAGGAG GTGAGGGTcagctctgctgtgctgaaagCTGCTGCCCACCACTACGGTTCGCAATGTGACAAGCCCAACAAGGAGTTCATGCTGTGCCGGTGGGAGGAGAAGGACCCCCGGAAATGTTTAAAAGAAGGGAAGGAAGTCAATAAATGTGCACTGGAGTTTTTCAG AAAGATTAAGAAGCACTGTGCAGAACCTTTTACTGAATACTGGACTTGTCTTGACTATACTAACCTTCAAGAACTTCGTCGTTGCCGAAAACAGCAGCTGGCATTTGATAATTGTGTGCTGGAGAACTTGGGCTGGGTGAGACCTGATCTGGGACAGCTGTCTAAG GTCACAAAAGTGCAGACAGATCGACCTATTCCTGAGAATGTCTTTCATTCCAGACCAAGACCAGAGCCAAATCCATCCCCTCAAGGAGATTTGAAGCCTGCTAAACATGGCAGCAGGCTTTTTTTCTGGAACTGGTAA